Proteins encoded by one window of Phytohabitans houttuyneae:
- a CDS encoding NUDIX hydrolase has translation MSSLTSAVAAVITDAAGRVLLCQQSQGHRLWCLPGGRIRQAESPVHAAIRDIREETGLETHMVDLVGVYELTGNTCGEDLPDVLKYVFRGQIDGGEASVNSPGRICWLSWHDPAALPAPMTPVARAAIADAVAGMSGVLRQVQRDSEPDIPDAAEPEPASLAAAAI, from the coding sequence ATGAGCTCTTTGACCTCCGCGGTGGCCGCCGTCATCACCGACGCCGCCGGCCGCGTGCTGCTCTGCCAGCAAAGTCAGGGGCACCGGTTGTGGTGCCTGCCCGGCGGTCGCATCCGCCAGGCCGAGAGCCCGGTCCACGCGGCGATCCGCGACATCCGCGAAGAGACCGGACTGGAAACCCACATGGTCGACCTTGTCGGCGTCTACGAGCTGACCGGCAACACGTGTGGGGAAGACCTGCCCGACGTGCTCAAGTACGTCTTCCGCGGCCAGATCGACGGCGGCGAGGCGAGCGTCAACTCGCCCGGCCGGATCTGCTGGCTGTCGTGGCACGACCCCGCGGCCCTGCCCGCTCCGATGACGCCCGTCGCCCGTGCGGCGATCGCGGACGCCGTGGCCGGCATGTCCGGGGTGCTCCGCCAGGTCCAGCGCGACAGCGAGCCGGACATCCCCGACGCGGCCGAGCCTGAGCCCGCTTCGCTCGCCGCGGCGGCCATCTGA
- a CDS encoding type II toxin-antitoxin system Phd/YefM family antitoxin has protein sequence MSREPAAQFNIHDAKTNLSRIIERVERGEEVIISRAGTPVAKLVPLTRGVHRIGRGSLRDRLVLAEDWDSDSVNRAVADEFETSR, from the coding sequence ATGTCACGTGAGCCCGCGGCGCAGTTCAATATCCACGATGCCAAGACGAACCTCTCCCGCATCATCGAGCGGGTCGAGCGCGGCGAAGAAGTGATCATCAGCCGCGCCGGCACGCCTGTGGCGAAGCTGGTCCCGCTGACCCGCGGAGTTCACCGCATCGGCCGTGGCTCGCTGCGCGACCGGCTGGTCCTGGCCGAGGACTGGGACTCCGACTCCGTCAACAGGGCGGTCGCCGACGAGTTCGAGACATCTCGATGA
- a CDS encoding type II toxin-antitoxin system VapC family toxin has product MRVLLDTHVVLWWLADDPTLSDEIKHLLDTEPDAYVSTATLWEVSIKQTLGKLAPADLPERVRDAGFRPLPITVDHAIAAGRLPEIHRDPFDRMLVAQARCEDLTLVTRDPYIHKYDVALLSA; this is encoded by the coding sequence ATGAGAGTGCTGCTCGACACGCACGTCGTTCTCTGGTGGCTGGCCGACGACCCGACCCTCTCCGACGAGATCAAGCACCTCCTCGACACCGAGCCGGATGCCTACGTGAGCACGGCGACGCTGTGGGAGGTCTCCATCAAGCAGACGCTCGGCAAGCTGGCCCCCGCCGACCTGCCCGAGCGCGTGCGCGACGCCGGCTTCCGGCCGCTCCCGATCACCGTCGACCACGCCATCGCCGCCGGCCGGCTGCCGGAGATCCACCGGGATCCCTTCGACCGGATGCTGGTGGCGCAGGCCCGTTGCGAAGACCTGACGCTGGTGACCCGCGACCCCTACATCCACAAGTACGACGTGGCGCTGCTCAGCGCCTGA
- the trpA gene encoding tryptophan synthase subunit alpha: MSISEVFEKARAEGRAVSVGCMPAGFPTVEGSIAAMIAMAEAGIDVIEVELPYSDPVMDGPVIQRASEIALAGGVRTKDTLRAIEAVARTGVPVVLMTYWNPIERYGVDAFARDFAAAGGAGLVTPDLIPDEAQEWLAASDAHQLDRTFLVSPSSTDERLAMTVAHCRGFVYATAVMGVTGARETTSTAAPALVARVRAVSDIPVGVGLGVRDGAQAAEVGSFADGVIVGSALVRCVLDAPDEAAGLASLRALSADLARGVRAVKR, encoded by the coding sequence ATGAGCATCAGCGAGGTCTTCGAGAAGGCCCGCGCCGAGGGCCGGGCCGTCTCGGTGGGCTGCATGCCGGCGGGCTTCCCGACGGTCGAGGGCAGCATCGCCGCCATGATCGCGATGGCCGAGGCGGGCATCGACGTGATCGAGGTCGAGCTGCCGTACTCGGACCCGGTCATGGACGGCCCGGTGATCCAGCGGGCGAGCGAGATCGCGCTAGCCGGTGGTGTCCGCACGAAGGACACGCTCCGCGCGATCGAGGCGGTCGCGCGCACCGGCGTGCCGGTCGTGCTGATGACGTACTGGAACCCGATCGAGCGGTACGGCGTCGACGCCTTCGCCCGCGACTTCGCCGCCGCGGGCGGCGCCGGGCTTGTCACGCCCGACCTCATCCCGGACGAGGCGCAGGAGTGGCTGGCGGCCTCGGACGCGCACCAGCTCGACCGCACGTTTCTTGTCTCGCCCTCGTCGACCGACGAGCGGCTGGCGATGACGGTCGCCCACTGCCGCGGCTTCGTCTACGCGACCGCGGTCATGGGCGTGACCGGCGCGCGTGAGACGACGTCGACCGCGGCGCCCGCGCTGGTCGCCCGCGTCCGGGCGGTCTCCGACATCCCTGTCGGCGTGGGCCTGGGGGTACGAGACGGGGCGCAGGCCGCCGAGGTCGGCTCCTTCGCCGACGGGGTCATCGTGGGCAGCGCGCTGGTCCGGTGCGTGCTGGACGCGCCCGACGAGGCCGCTGGCCTGGCGTCGCTGCGCGCGCTCAGCGCCGACCTGGCCCGCGGCGTGCGGGCGGTCAAGCGCTGA
- the trpB gene encoding tryptophan synthase subunit beta — protein sequence MNASAAGLLPDVSGHFGRYGGRFVPEALIAALDQLDAAYRHAMADEAFQAEFGRLLRDYAGVPSMLYRADRFSAAAGARIFLKREDLNHTGAHKVRNVLGQALLTKRMGKTRVIAETGAGQHGVATATAAALFDLECVVYMGEVDTERQALNVARMQMLGATVIPVKTGSRTLKDAINEALRDWVSSVDSTHYLLGTAAGPHPFPGMVRDFVRGIGVEARQQCLDQTGALPDAVAACVGGGSNAIGIFHAFVGDESVRLYGFEGGGEGVTTDRHSARFSGGSPGVLHGARTYVLQDEDGQTVESYSISAGLDYPSVGPEHAWLHETGRARYLPVTDAEAMDAFQLLCRTEGIIPAIESAHGLGGALAIAPALAEELGREPTIIVNLSGRGDKDVETAGSYFGILGK from the coding sequence GTGAACGCGTCGGCGGCCGGCCTGCTGCCCGACGTCAGCGGCCACTTCGGGCGGTACGGCGGGCGTTTCGTGCCCGAGGCGCTGATCGCGGCACTGGACCAGCTCGACGCGGCGTACCGGCACGCGATGGCGGACGAGGCGTTCCAGGCGGAGTTCGGGCGGCTGCTGCGCGACTACGCGGGCGTGCCGTCGATGCTCTACCGCGCCGACCGCTTCTCGGCCGCGGCCGGCGCGCGGATCTTCCTCAAGCGCGAAGACCTCAACCACACCGGCGCGCACAAGGTGCGCAACGTGCTCGGCCAGGCGCTGCTCACCAAGCGGATGGGCAAGACGCGCGTGATCGCCGAGACCGGGGCCGGGCAGCACGGGGTCGCCACCGCCACCGCGGCGGCGCTCTTCGACCTGGAGTGCGTCGTCTACATGGGCGAGGTCGACACCGAGCGCCAGGCGCTCAACGTCGCCCGCATGCAGATGCTCGGCGCCACCGTCATCCCGGTGAAGACCGGCTCGCGCACGCTCAAGGACGCGATCAACGAGGCGCTCCGCGACTGGGTGTCCAGTGTGGACAGCACGCACTACCTGCTGGGCACGGCGGCCGGCCCGCACCCGTTCCCGGGGATGGTGCGCGACTTCGTGCGCGGCATCGGCGTGGAGGCCCGCCAGCAGTGCCTCGACCAGACCGGCGCGCTGCCCGACGCGGTCGCCGCGTGCGTGGGCGGCGGGTCCAACGCGATCGGCATCTTCCACGCGTTCGTGGGTGACGAGAGCGTCCGGCTGTACGGGTTCGAGGGCGGCGGCGAGGGCGTCACCACCGACCGGCACTCGGCCCGGTTCAGCGGCGGCTCGCCGGGCGTGCTGCACGGCGCCCGGACGTACGTGCTGCAGGACGAGGACGGGCAGACGGTCGAGTCGTACTCGATCTCCGCCGGCCTCGACTACCCCAGCGTGGGGCCTGAGCACGCCTGGCTGCACGAGACCGGGCGGGCGCGCTACCTGCCGGTCACCGACGCCGAGGCGATGGACGCGTTCCAGCTGCTCTGCCGCACCGAGGGCATCATCCCGGCGATCGAGAGCGCGCACGGCCTGGGCGGTGCGCTGGCCATCGCGCCCGCGCTCGCCGAGGAGCTCGGCCGCGAGCCGACCATCATCGTCAACCTGTCTGGTCGGGGGGACAAGGACGTGGAGACCGCCGGTTCCTACTTCGGGATCCTCGGCAAATGA
- the trpC gene encoding indole-3-glycerol phosphate synthase TrpC, translating to MLDEILAGVREDVELRQQRVSLERIKELAAAAPPPLDAYAALRRPGVGVIAEVKRSSPSKGQLAEIPDPADLATEYAAGGARCISVLTEGRWFGGSLDDLVSVRAAVGVPVLRKDFVVSSYQVHEARAHGADLVLLIVAALEQKVLTGLLERIESLGMTALVEVHTEEEADRALEAGAQVIGVNARNLRTLEVDRSVFERIAPGLPSSIVKIAESGVRGPHDLIRYASAGADAVLVGEGLVTQKSPRDAVAALVNAGNHPATPRPVR from the coding sequence GTGCTCGACGAAATCCTCGCCGGTGTGCGGGAGGACGTCGAGCTGCGACAACAGCGGGTGTCGCTGGAGCGGATCAAGGAGCTCGCGGCCGCCGCGCCGCCACCGCTCGACGCCTACGCGGCCCTGCGCCGCCCCGGCGTCGGCGTGATCGCCGAGGTCAAGCGCTCGTCCCCGTCCAAGGGGCAGCTGGCCGAGATCCCGGACCCGGCCGACCTGGCCACGGAGTACGCGGCGGGCGGCGCCCGTTGCATCAGCGTGCTCACCGAGGGGCGCTGGTTCGGCGGCTCGCTGGACGACCTCGTCTCGGTGCGAGCCGCGGTCGGTGTGCCGGTGCTGCGCAAGGACTTCGTCGTCTCCAGCTACCAGGTCCACGAGGCCCGCGCGCACGGCGCCGACCTCGTGCTGCTCATCGTGGCGGCGCTGGAGCAGAAGGTGCTGACCGGCCTGCTGGAGCGGATCGAGTCGCTCGGCATGACCGCGCTGGTCGAGGTGCACACCGAAGAGGAGGCCGACCGCGCGCTCGAGGCCGGCGCCCAGGTGATCGGTGTCAACGCGCGCAACCTGCGCACGCTCGAGGTCGACCGCTCCGTCTTCGAGCGGATCGCGCCCGGCCTGCCCAGCAGCATCGTCAAGATCGCCGAGTCGGGTGTGCGCGGGCCGCACGACCTGATCCGGTACGCGTCGGCCGGCGCCGACGCGGTCCTCGTCGGTGAGGGCCTGGTCACCCAGAAGAGCCCCCGCGACGCGGTGGCCGCTCTGGTCAACGCGGGCAACCACCCCGCCACCCCAAGGCCGGTCCGGTGA